A genomic window from Chrysoperla carnea chromosome 3, inChrCarn1.1, whole genome shotgun sequence includes:
- the LOC123296993 gene encoding tRNA (cytosine(38)-C(5))-methyltransferase produces MKVLELYSGIGGMHFAFEESGIEGCISMAAEINPIANEVYKYNFPDTDLSGRNIQGLTPDVINKMNINLILMSPPCQPFTRNGNFGDDEDPRSDSFIHILSMIKDLKDLNYILIENVKGFEKSNTRNFLKKTLEEANFTYQEFILSPLQFGIPNSRHRYYCLAKKNSLESDFTPNVIKTNLNIDTAEPFPLKDILEENIVVNDYELQEKQLCKYIKVLDICYKDSNRSCCFTKAYGRYLDGTGSVFCPISEETANNILKEAKNTGVSIENLKRLQLRYFTPKEISRLMCFPEKFNFPPSITTKQRYRLLGNSINIKVVSLLIRLLINNSLESIKS; encoded by the exons agtCTGGAATCGAAGGATGTATTTCAATGGCAGCTGAAATAAATCCAATAGCCAATGAAGTGTATAAGTATAATTTCCCAGACACCGATCTATCTGGTCGCAATATTCAAGGCTTAACACCTGAtgtcataaataaaatgaatatcaaCTTAATCTTAATGTCTCCACCATGTCAACCATTTACAAGAAATGGAAATTTTGGCGACGATGAGGATCCTAGATCTGATTCATTTATTCACATTCTATCAATGATCAAAGATTTGAAAgatcttaattatattttaatagagaATGTTAAAGGATTTGAGAAATCGAATACTaggaattttttaaagaaaactttagAAGAAGCAAATTTTACTTACCAAGAATTTATACTATCGCCTTTGCAGTTTGGAATACCTAATTCGAGGCATCGTTATTATTGTTTGGCGAAGaaaaattcattagaatccgACTTTACACCAAACGTTATA aaaacaaatttaaatatcgaCACAGCAGAGCCATTTCCATTAAAGGATATATTAGaagaaaatattgttgtaaacgATTACGAACTTCAAGAAAAACAATTATGTAAATACATAAAAGTATTAGACATATGTTACAAAGATTCAAATCGCTCCTGTTGTTTTACAAAAGCATATGGCCGATATCTAGATGGAACAGGAAGCGTTTTCTGTCCAATTAGTGAAGAGACGGCAAATAACATTCTAAAAGAAGCTAAAAATACAGGTGTGtccattgaaaatttgaaaagattacAATTAAGGTACTTCACTCCAAAGGAAATTTCAAGATTAATGTGTTTcccagaaaaatttaattttccaccTTCAATTACGACAAAACAACGTTACCGATTACTGGGGAATAGTATTAACATTAAAGTTGTTTCGTTGTTGATCcgattattgataaataattcacttgaatcgattaaaagttaa
- the LOC123295531 gene encoding transcription factor MafK isoform X2 — MSHHIMSDSKKGDRKNPVRFKAPLSPTPVIDISDDELVSISVKDLNRHLKLRGLTREEIVRMKQRRRTLKNRGYAASCRIKRIEQKDELESEKTQEWRDMEIMQEETARIRDEVQSYRTRFEALKKFAIVNKIPLPPELTVI; from the exons ATGTCTCACCATATAATGTCAGATAGTAAAAAAGGGGACAGGAAAAATCCTGTACGATTTAAG gCACCATTATCACCTACACCAGTTATCGATATATCTGATGACGAATTGGTGTCAATTTCAGTTAAAGATTTGAATCGTCATTTAAAACTTAGGGGTCTTACAAGAGAAGAAATTGTTCGTATGAAACAAAGAAGGCGAACATTAAAAAATCGAGGATATGCAGCATCTTGTCGAATAAAGAGAATCGAACAGAAGGATGAATTGGAGTCTGAAAAGACACAG GAATGGCGGGATATGGAAATAATGCAAGAAGAGACAGCACGAATTCGAGACGAAGTTCAAAGTTACAGAACACGTTTTGaagcgttaaaaaaatttgctattgtaaataaaatcccATTGCCACCTGAATTAACAGTAATTTAG
- the LOC123295531 gene encoding transcription factor MafK isoform X1 codes for MSHHIMSDSKKGDRKNPVRFKAPLSPTPVIDISDDELVSISVKDLNRHLKLRGLTREEIVRMKQRRRTLKNRGYAASCRIKRIEQKDELESEKTQVLGEWRDMEIMQEETARIRDEVQSYRTRFEALKKFAIVNKIPLPPELTVI; via the exons ATGTCTCACCATATAATGTCAGATAGTAAAAAAGGGGACAGGAAAAATCCTGTACGATTTAAG gCACCATTATCACCTACACCAGTTATCGATATATCTGATGACGAATTGGTGTCAATTTCAGTTAAAGATTTGAATCGTCATTTAAAACTTAGGGGTCTTACAAGAGAAGAAATTGTTCGTATGAAACAAAGAAGGCGAACATTAAAAAATCGAGGATATGCAGCATCTTGTCGAATAAAGAGAATCGAACAGAAGGATGAATTGGAGTCTGAAAAGACACAGGTTCTTGGT GAATGGCGGGATATGGAAATAATGCAAGAAGAGACAGCACGAATTCGAGACGAAGTTCAAAGTTACAGAACACGTTTTGaagcgttaaaaaaatttgctattgtaaataaaatcccATTGCCACCTGAATTAACAGTAATTTAG
- the LOC123295531 gene encoding transcription factor MafK isoform X3, with protein MSHHIMSDSKKGDRKNPAPLSPTPVIDISDDELVSISVKDLNRHLKLRGLTREEIVRMKQRRRTLKNRGYAASCRIKRIEQKDELESEKTQEWRDMEIMQEETARIRDEVQSYRTRFEALKKFAIVNKIPLPPELTVI; from the exons ATGTCTCACCATATAATGTCAGATAGTAAAAAAGGGGACAGGAAAAATCCT gCACCATTATCACCTACACCAGTTATCGATATATCTGATGACGAATTGGTGTCAATTTCAGTTAAAGATTTGAATCGTCATTTAAAACTTAGGGGTCTTACAAGAGAAGAAATTGTTCGTATGAAACAAAGAAGGCGAACATTAAAAAATCGAGGATATGCAGCATCTTGTCGAATAAAGAGAATCGAACAGAAGGATGAATTGGAGTCTGAAAAGACACAG GAATGGCGGGATATGGAAATAATGCAAGAAGAGACAGCACGAATTCGAGACGAAGTTCAAAGTTACAGAACACGTTTTGaagcgttaaaaaaatttgctattgtaaataaaatcccATTGCCACCTGAATTAACAGTAATTTAG
- the LOC123294459 gene encoding SH3 domain-binding protein 1-like, producing MKKSLARVKQQLADQLRPGRTDVLSEELQAADKRVEYLREVLQTLSKALPLPANGDKRPKKGPDYNIYNLLKNEKLQAFDEGCGELIQPIFLKYSDMFYNLADEYVSYESEVDQKVATPLHKLLETDISKLKKNLNKYVSDRDSANNRLQTAQNRHYEMPNKHHVDQSKLSSLQDDLEEAGQKVEQASDQLAHDMFTLLSKEPEISNYILLHIKLRRQYYENALDVMNRLIPDIENLINNSEVRPVFNCPLADHLRVTKRKIALPIELCVCAIMEHGIAEEGLFRVAGGASKLRRLKLSIDANCLTLPLPPEYKDIHLFAGVLKSYLRELPEPLLTFNLHGDWIHAGRITNEEKRIIAIKDVLSNLPQENYDNLKYLIKFLSELSKNSQNKMSSHNIAIVMSPNLLWGRQEPDLDEVCFTSVAVDTLVTHADLFFPGETEFYLTYKSGEIFRPDFSNKIYTHTRNSSNDTNVIILDHETTGANYSVENSSPKPVTRRKNKPAPEPPKIDVVPSNETSKIEKPPRAIVSGTATVNRSTYKKEKQDIDSKNDDDVNVQSMNVRRKSLDIDREMPQSPKSNQVKKEHHTTFSKEDISEPTLISNTATTPVKDLTDPSTKFFESNHATSANVNQINAQTVTAGKITVVSENLQTKSCVQRPTCRPPPVAAPRLSLAEQNKAMAKGNENKMTKSLNEVELRGCSETVELRRPANRDEIYSTLERGNKPTIPERPASLRPASFRLNRPPVSVGDTSVNNELNSGVLERTVMYNVPDKQQVSFVQFKDRMPPGHDTQIAEKEKFLGHQPAVNDNFNSQFLSLRLEKNGPEHESTDDLQRSTDDLSTNSLQRRRSVGAKPIRPPKPDIAKSTERLNLLAKSNERLNNVTTTIVLSEVNNSITDAKPSHGRTMSEGNIVDSPSNTISTSSTDQQGNSITAPGLSSITHRPSSPKHANPSRPPRPQPPPPPPPTIAKQKTSESTDL from the exons atgaaaaaatcattAGCGCGAGTCAAACAACAATTAGCCGATCAAttaag accTGGCCGAACTGATGTGTTAAGTGAAGAATTACAGGCAGCTGATAAACGGGTTGAATATTTGCGGGAAGTTTTACAAACATTAAGTAAAGCTTTACCGTTACCTGCAAATGGAGATAAACGACCT aaAAAAGGACCTGACTACAatatctataatttattaaaaaatgaaaaattacaagCTTTTGATGAAGGCTGTGGTGAATTAAttcaaccaatttttttaaaatattctgatatgttttataatttagctGATGAGTATGTGAGTTATGAATCAGAAGTTGATCAAAAAGTAGCGACACCATTACATAAATTACTTGAGACTGATATATCGaaactaaagaaaaatttaaataagtatgtTAGTGATCGAGATTCGGCAAATAATCGTTTACAA acTGCCCAAAACAGGCATTATGAAATGCCTAATAAACATCATGTTGATCAAAGTAAGTTATCCTCTCTACAAGATGATTTAGAAGAAGCTGGACAAAAGGTTGAACAAGCATCGGATCAACTGGCGCACGATATGTTTACGCTATTATCTAAAGAGCCTGAAATatccaattatattttattacacatcAAATTACGTCGACAATATTATGAAAATGCTCTGGATGTGATGAATCGATTAATAcctgacatcgaaaatttaataa ATAATAGTGAAGTACGACCTGTATTCAATTGCCCGCTAGCCGATCATTTACGTGTGACGAAACGTAAAATAGCACTTCCAATCGAATTATGCGTATGTGCAATTATGGAACATGGAATAGCCGAGGAAGGTTTATTTCGAGTAGCTGGCGGTGCTTCGAAATTACGACGTTTAAAATTGTCAATTGATGCCAATTGTTTAACACTCCCATTACCACCTGAATATAAAGATATTCATTTATTCGCGGGTGTATTGAAATCATATTTGCGAGAATTGCCAGAACCATTGTTAACATTTAATCTGCATGGTGACTGGATTCATGCTGGTCGAATTACTAACGAAGAAAAACGTATAATAGCGATCAAAGACGTATTATCGAACTTACCTCAAGAAAATTATGACAATCTAAAAtacttaatcaaatttttatctgaattatcaaaaaattcacaaaataaaatgtccTCACATAACATCGCAATTGTGATGTCACCAAATCTTCTTTGGGGCCGACAAGAACCCGATTTGGACGAAGTTTGTTTCACAAGTGTAGCTGTTGATACTTTAGTAACACACGCAGATTTATTTTTCCCCGGTGaaactgaattttatttaacatataaatcgGGTGAAATTTTTCGACccgatttttcaaataaaatttacactcATACTAGAAATAGTAGTAACGATACCAATGTTATAATATTAGATCATGAAACAACAGGTGCTAATTATTCAGTGGAAAATTCAAGCCCAAAACCGGTAACTCGCAGAAAAAATAAACCTGCTCCCGAGCCTCCGAAAATTGATGTTGTTCCTTCAAATGAAACGAGTAAAATAGAAAAACCCCCACGTGCAATTGTATCTGGAACTGCAACTGTTAATCGTTCGACGTATAAAAAAGAGAAACAAGATATTGATTCGAAAAATGACGATGACGTAAATGTACAGTCTATGAATGTTCGTCGTAAAAGTTTAGATATTGATCGTGAAATGCCACAATCACCGAAGTCAAATCAAGTAAAAAAAGAGCATCACACTACATTTAGTAAAGAAGATATAAGCGAACCTACTTTAATATCAAATACAGCTACAACACCAGTCAAAGATCTGACTGATCCTTCAACCAAATTCTTTGAGAGTAACCATGCTACTAGCGCCAATGTAAACCAAATAAATGCACAAACAGTTACAGCGGGAAAAATTACAGTAGTTTCTGAAAATTTACAAACGAAATCATGTGTACAACGTCCTACATGTAGACCACCGCCAGTAGCTGCGCCTAGATTATCTTTAGCTGAACAAAATAAAGCAATGGCCAAAGGAAACGAGAATAAAATGACGAAATCTTTGAACGAAGTAGAATTGCGTGGTTGTTCGGAAACTGTAGAATTGCGGCGACCAGCAAATAGAGATGAAATTTATTCAACTTTAGAACGTGGGAATAAACCTACGATACCAGAACGTCCAGCATCATTAAGACCAGCTAGTTTTCGATTAAATCGTCCACCAGTTAGTGTAGGGGATACCTCAGTTAACAATGAATTAAATTCGGGGGTATTAGAAAGAACTGTGATGTACAATGTGCCAGATAAACAGCAAGTATCGTTTGTACAATTCAAAGATAGAATGCCGCCGGGTCATGACACACAAATAgcggaaaaagaaaaatttttaggtcATCAACCAGctgtaaatgataattttaattcgcaATTTTTATCGTTACGGTTAGAGAAAAATGGTCCTGAGCATGAATCAACAGATGATTTACAACGTAGTACGGATGATTTATCGACAAATTCATTGCAAAGACGACGATCTGTAGGTGCAAAACCCATTCGTCCTCCAAAACCAGATATAGCGAAATCAACTGAACGTCTTAATTTACTTGCGAAATCAAATGAAAGGTTAAATAATGTCACTACTACAATAGTATTAAGTGAAGTTAATAATTCGATTACTGATGCAAAACCTAGTCATGGACGAACTATGTCTGAAGGGAACATTGTAGATTCACCGTCTAACACCATATCGACCTCTTCAACAGATCAACAAGGCAATTCAATTACTGCTCCTGGATTATCTAGTATCACACATCGACCATCATCACCAAAACATGCAAATCCATCAAGGCCTCCTAGGCCGCAACCTCCGCCGCCTCCGCCTCCAACTATAGCTAAGCAAAAAACGTCTGAGAGTAcagatttataa